The following are encoded together in the Flavihumibacter fluvii genome:
- a CDS encoding ParA family protein, with amino-acid sequence MISIAFYNLKGGVGKTATCVNLSYLAAQDGYKVLLWDLDPQGSTSFYYNVQPKVKSGTQKLFNAQLDLDDLIMATGYDNIDIIPADLTARNLELILEELKTSRKRFKTILSALANDYDFVFIDCPPGFSVLSENIFTAADVILMPTIPTTLSVRTYELVKEYFEEKSLDQSKLMCCFTMVDIRKNMHIDTMEELIKDKKFFSNYIPYLSDVEKMGIYQAPIAVFAPSSYASKCYSDLWEEIREGVVG; translated from the coding sequence ATGATCTCCATTGCATTTTACAATCTGAAAGGCGGCGTAGGTAAAACCGCCACTTGTGTCAACCTCTCCTACCTTGCCGCCCAGGATGGCTATAAGGTTTTGTTATGGGACCTGGATCCCCAGGGCTCTACCTCTTTTTACTATAATGTACAACCGAAAGTAAAAAGCGGCACGCAAAAACTATTCAATGCCCAACTTGACCTGGATGACCTGATCATGGCAACTGGTTATGATAACATCGACATCATTCCCGCTGACCTTACCGCCCGTAACCTGGAGTTGATTCTCGAAGAGCTGAAGACATCACGGAAAAGATTTAAAACCATTTTATCTGCCCTCGCGAATGATTATGATTTCGTTTTCATTGATTGTCCGCCGGGTTTCTCCGTGTTATCAGAAAATATTTTTACGGCAGCTGATGTCATATTGATGCCCACTATCCCAACGACACTTTCGGTGCGTACCTATGAATTGGTAAAAGAATACTTCGAAGAAAAATCACTGGACCAATCCAAGCTGATGTGTTGCTTCACCATGGTGGATATCCGAAAGAATATGCATATCGATACCATGGAAGAACTGATCAAAGACAAAAAATTCTTCTCCAATTATATCCCCTACCTCTCTGATGTTGAAAAAATGGGTATCTACCAGGCACCCATAGCCGTTTTTGCACCATCAAGTTATGCTTCGAAATGCTATTCCGATTTATGGGAAGAAATCAGGGAGGGTGTTGTGGGGTGA
- a CDS encoding CapA family protein, producing the protein MNGNSVHIGLTGDVMIGRNVNTSISSFGYAYPWGNVLPLLKKTDVNIINLEAALTNSNKKVFKTFNFKATPDRTSTLTAGCITLVNLANNHILDFSEEGLVESIHSLIGAGINYVGAGRNAFEAERPCILRKNDTSIGVLGFTDNEPGWAATPSGTGVNYIDISNGNDRARAKDCISALCKRADIVIVSIHWGPNMKLSPDQEFVNFAHEMIDSGADIIHGHSAHNFQGIEVYRNKLVLYDTGDFIDDYMVNPDFKNDHSFLFRIEVNKEGIKKLELFPVLISDCQVNLAAMEDYQWSATRIQELSAGFGTTLIDKGEVIVKYF; encoded by the coding sequence ATGAATGGAAATTCAGTTCATATTGGATTAACAGGTGATGTAATGATAGGGAGGAATGTAAACACGTCAATAAGCAGTTTTGGCTATGCCTACCCATGGGGGAATGTATTGCCATTATTGAAAAAAACAGATGTCAATATTATTAATCTTGAAGCCGCCCTCACAAACAGCAATAAGAAGGTATTTAAAACTTTTAACTTTAAAGCCACTCCTGACAGAACCAGTACCCTAACCGCGGGATGCATAACCCTGGTGAACCTTGCCAATAATCACATACTTGATTTTTCAGAAGAGGGATTGGTGGAATCAATTCATTCATTAATTGGCGCAGGTATAAATTACGTAGGCGCGGGCAGGAATGCCTTTGAAGCCGAAAGGCCTTGCATCCTCAGGAAAAATGATACCAGTATTGGTGTGCTGGGCTTTACAGATAATGAACCCGGATGGGCCGCTACTCCTTCAGGGACTGGTGTTAATTATATCGACATTTCTAATGGTAATGATCGCGCAAGGGCGAAAGACTGCATATCAGCATTGTGTAAACGGGCAGATATCGTTATCGTTAGTATCCACTGGGGGCCAAATATGAAACTTTCGCCAGATCAGGAATTTGTGAATTTTGCCCATGAAATGATCGATTCCGGTGCAGATATCATTCATGGACATAGTGCGCATAATTTCCAGGGTATTGAAGTCTACAGGAATAAACTCGTATTATATGATACGGGTGATTTTATTGATGATTATATGGTCAACCCGGACTTTAAAAATGACCACTCATTTTTATTCAGAATTGAAGTAAATAAAGAAGGAATAAAAAAATTAGAACTTTTCCCTGTATTAATTTCTGATTGCCAGGTAAATCTTGCAGCAATGGAAGACTATCAATGGAGCGCTACGCGAATACAAGAATTATCTGCAGGTTTCGGAACAACACTTATTGATAAAGGTGAAGTGATAGTGAAATATTTTTAA
- a CDS encoding phosphoribosyltransferase, giving the protein MFADRKDAAIQLAKALEQYKNTNALVLGIPRGGAETAFYVAIHLGAELSMLISRKLGHPDNPEYAFGAIAEDGSIYLSPHAKEELSEATINSVVEKQKLEIQRRIKMLRKGKPLPKIKGRTVILVDDGIATGATIFAAIEMCKKQQAGKIVIAAPVASPDVEERFSNKADELVILEKPEFYHAVSQVYESFYQLSDEDTIGFMEKWEKEKGTTR; this is encoded by the coding sequence ATGTTTGCCGACAGGAAAGACGCAGCCATTCAATTGGCAAAAGCACTGGAACAATATAAAAATACGAATGCCCTTGTATTGGGAATTCCCAGGGGTGGCGCAGAAACGGCTTTTTATGTGGCCATTCATCTGGGAGCCGAGTTATCTATGCTCATTTCACGAAAATTGGGGCATCCTGATAACCCGGAATATGCATTTGGCGCCATTGCAGAAGATGGTAGTATATATTTAAGTCCTCATGCAAAAGAGGAACTTTCAGAAGCAACGATCAATTCTGTTGTGGAAAAACAAAAATTAGAAATTCAACGCAGGATAAAAATGTTGCGTAAAGGGAAGCCACTACCAAAAATTAAAGGAAGGACCGTTATACTGGTTGATGATGGTATTGCTACCGGTGCAACAATTTTTGCAGCAATTGAAATGTGTAAAAAACAACAGGCTGGTAAAATTGTGATAGCTGCGCCTGTTGCCAGCCCCGATGTTGAAGAAAGGTTTTCCAATAAAGCGGATGAACTGGTGATACTTGAAAAGCCGGAATTTTACCACGCAGTATCCCAGGTCTATGAATCTTTCTATCAACTTTCAGATGAGGATACAATTGGGTTTATGGAGAAATGGGAAAAGGAAAAGGGTACAACCCGCTGA
- a CDS encoding DUF2784 family protein: MWYQFLNIFFFVFHTIFTVFNIAGWVFSATRKWNLLTLSLTTFSWFVLGIWYGWGYCFCTDWHWQVRSALGYTDKSNSYIHFLLLKLTGINFPEQLVESCTLIIFLVSFGLSILLNIRDHRKKIK; the protein is encoded by the coding sequence ATGTGGTATCAATTCCTGAATATCTTTTTCTTTGTATTTCACACAATATTTACGGTATTCAATATTGCCGGATGGGTTTTTAGCGCGACCAGGAAATGGAATTTACTGACGCTTTCATTAACAACATTTTCATGGTTTGTATTAGGTATCTGGTATGGATGGGGCTATTGCTTTTGTACGGACTGGCATTGGCAGGTGCGCTCTGCCCTTGGCTACACAGATAAGTCGAATTCCTATATTCACTTCCTGTTACTTAAGCTGACCGGAATAAATTTTCCTGAACAACTGGTAGAATCCTGCACACTTATTATATTCCTGGTGAGCTTTGGGTTGAGTATCTTGCTAAATATTCGGGATCACCGAAAAAAAATAAAATAA
- the hpf gene encoding ribosome hibernation-promoting factor, HPF/YfiA family produces the protein MQLHIESPHFEPDEKLMELVRSRFEHFAKRYDRIGDCSVVLRKEQSDVQKCSFIEAKMELPKSTILFASEQEERFEVALDKVIDDLAHQLRKFKEELEENR, from the coding sequence ATGCAATTACATATAGAATCACCCCATTTCGAACCGGATGAAAAGCTGATGGAACTGGTACGCAGCAGGTTTGAACATTTTGCTAAACGGTACGATCGTATAGGAGACTGCAGTGTAGTCCTGCGTAAAGAACAAAGTGATGTTCAGAAGTGTTCCTTCATTGAAGCAAAAATGGAATTGCCAAAATCCACTATTTTATTCGCCAGCGAACAAGAGGAAAGATTTGAGGTAGCGCTTGACAAAGTGATAGATGACCTTGCACACCAGTTACGCAAATTCAAAGAAGAATTGGAAGAGAACAGGTAG
- a CDS encoding glycoside hydrolase family 16 protein: MNSICIKPFIAALILLGCISNTTAQFKKLVWADEFNYSGLPDRSKWGYDTGGHGWGNNELEYYTENRLENARVENGFLVLTAIKESFKGMDYSSSRLVSKNKGDWKYGKIEVRAKLPHGKGTWPAIWMLPTDWKYGGWPKSGEIDIMEFVGYMPDSVFGSVHTGAFNHMIGTQSTKGVWLGDLVDAFHVYAIEWTKDKISFFIDGKKYHEFLNNGTGSEAWPFDQPFHVILNLAVGGNWGGKMGVDASVFPQRMLVDYVRVYQ, from the coding sequence ATGAATAGCATTTGTATTAAGCCTTTTATAGCAGCTCTTATATTACTGGGGTGCATCAGCAATACCACAGCACAGTTTAAGAAATTAGTTTGGGCAGATGAGTTCAATTACTCAGGGCTTCCGGATAGGTCAAAATGGGGTTATGATACAGGTGGGCATGGCTGGGGTAATAATGAACTGGAATATTATACAGAGAATCGTTTGGAAAATGCCCGGGTTGAAAATGGGTTTCTCGTTTTAACAGCAATAAAGGAATCTTTTAAGGGAATGGATTACTCGTCGTCCAGGCTGGTGTCTAAGAACAAGGGAGACTGGAAATACGGGAAGATTGAAGTGCGGGCTAAATTGCCGCATGGTAAGGGTACCTGGCCGGCAATCTGGATGTTGCCCACCGATTGGAAATATGGCGGTTGGCCGAAAAGCGGGGAGATCGATATCATGGAATTTGTAGGCTATATGCCCGATTCGGTTTTTGGTTCAGTGCATACCGGCGCCTTTAACCATATGATCGGCACACAGAGCACTAAAGGTGTTTGGCTGGGTGACCTGGTGGATGCTTTTCATGTTTATGCCATTGAGTGGACAAAAGACAAGATCAGTTTTTTTATCGATGGCAAAAAATACCATGAGTTTCTAAATAACGGAACGGGATCTGAAGCATGGCCATTTGACCAGCCATTTCATGTGATCCTGAATCTTGCTGTTGGCGGCAACTGGGGTGGAAAGATGGGAGTGGATGCATCTGTATTTCCACAGCGAATGTTAGTGGATTATGTCAGGGTGTACCAGTAA
- a CDS encoding FAD-binding and (Fe-S)-binding domain-containing protein, translating into MPLLLCAYIEMTTEKLQQLKKQLDGELHDDQTMRTLYATDASAYREMPIAVAIPKTTKDLQKLIAFARQERTSLIPRTAGTSLAGQVVGGGIVVDVSKYFNQILELNTEEKWVRVQPGVIRDELNMFLKPHGLFFGPETSTANRAMIGGMVGNNSCGSNSVVYRSTREHLLEVKAFLSDGSEAIFKAVTLDEFHQKCEGDTLESKIYRSVRSLLGNYDNQVEIRKEFPKKSVERRNTGYAIDVLLESAPFTAGEPDFNFCKLLAGSEGTLAFITEITLNVVELPPKEVGLLCVHFNSIDESLRANLIAVQYKPSASELIDHYILECTKDNREQMKNRFFVKGDPGAILVIEFARTNREEIVEIAAKVEADMRAAGLGYHFPLLFGEDSKKIWTLRKAGLGLLSNLPGDSKAVPVIEDTAVDVHDLPAYIRDFNEILKKYNLYSVHYAHAGSGEIHLRPILNLKTKEGNALFRTIAEEIAILVKKYNGSLSGEHGDGRLRGEFIKQMVGEKNYALLKLVKETWDPLHIFNPNKIVDTPPMNTMLRYEPGQKTPEFKTVFRYHKQDVLQHAEQCNGSGDCRKTHLSGGTMCPSFMASRNEKDTTRARANILREYLTHSDKINRFDHKEIYEVMDLCLSCKACKSECPSNVDMAKLKAEFLQQYYDSNGVPFRSKLIANFNRSAKIGALAPALYNFVMTNKMISGVVKKLAGFAADRSMPTMHSSTLQSWYKKHRRDRKQAATIRKVYLFCDEFTNFNDTTIGIKAILLLEQLGYDVVIPEHVESGRAWLSKGLVREGQKIANKNISLLKDIITAESPLIGIEPSAILTFRDEYPDLASDDLLEAARVLSQRVFLIDEFIASEIEKGIIRKEQFTTSPRKIKLHGHCQQKSISSVAPSVKLLSLPENYTVETIPSGCCGMAGSFGYEKEHYELSMKIGELVLFPAVRQQAEQVIIAAPGTSCRHQIKDGTGRKAQHPVEVLFEALA; encoded by the coding sequence TTGCCCCTGCTCTTATGCGCCTATATTGAAATGACGACCGAGAAACTGCAGCAACTCAAAAAACAACTCGACGGAGAACTACATGATGACCAGACCATGCGCACCCTTTATGCGACGGATGCGTCGGCTTACCGGGAAATGCCCATTGCGGTAGCCATCCCTAAAACCACTAAGGATCTTCAAAAACTGATCGCGTTTGCCCGGCAGGAAAGAACATCTTTAATCCCAAGGACAGCCGGGACCTCATTAGCAGGCCAGGTGGTAGGCGGGGGTATTGTTGTTGACGTTTCAAAGTATTTCAACCAGATTCTCGAGCTGAATACAGAAGAAAAATGGGTGAGGGTCCAGCCAGGGGTGATCCGCGATGAACTGAATATGTTCCTTAAGCCGCATGGACTGTTTTTTGGTCCGGAGACCTCTACCGCCAACCGTGCCATGATTGGCGGAATGGTGGGAAATAATTCCTGTGGGTCTAATTCGGTTGTTTACCGGAGTACACGCGAGCACCTGCTTGAAGTGAAGGCTTTTTTAAGCGATGGCTCAGAAGCCATTTTCAAAGCAGTGACACTGGATGAGTTTCACCAGAAATGCGAAGGCGATACCCTTGAGTCAAAAATTTACAGGTCCGTTCGCTCTTTATTGGGCAATTATGATAACCAGGTAGAAATCCGCAAGGAATTCCCCAAAAAATCAGTAGAGCGCCGAAATACCGGCTATGCGATTGATGTATTACTGGAATCAGCACCATTTACAGCGGGCGAGCCTGATTTTAATTTCTGTAAGCTGTTGGCCGGTTCGGAAGGTACCCTGGCTTTTATCACTGAGATCACATTGAATGTTGTAGAACTGCCGCCAAAGGAAGTGGGGCTGCTCTGTGTGCATTTCAATTCGATCGATGAATCCCTGAGGGCCAACCTGATCGCTGTACAATACAAGCCCAGTGCATCGGAACTGATCGACCACTATATACTGGAATGCACAAAAGATAACCGGGAGCAGATGAAGAACCGGTTTTTTGTAAAGGGCGACCCAGGCGCTATCCTGGTTATCGAATTTGCCCGCACCAACCGCGAAGAAATCGTAGAAATTGCCGCAAAAGTGGAAGCCGATATGCGGGCAGCCGGATTAGGTTACCATTTTCCTTTATTGTTTGGCGAGGACAGTAAAAAAATCTGGACCCTTCGCAAAGCGGGATTGGGTCTCCTGAGTAACCTGCCTGGCGATAGTAAAGCCGTTCCGGTAATTGAAGATACGGCCGTGGATGTGCATGACCTTCCGGCTTACATCCGCGATTTCAACGAAATCCTGAAAAAATATAACCTGTATTCCGTGCATTATGCGCACGCAGGCTCCGGCGAAATCCATTTACGGCCGATCCTTAATTTGAAGACGAAGGAAGGCAATGCCCTTTTCCGCACGATCGCAGAAGAGATCGCCATCCTGGTGAAGAAATACAATGGTTCACTGAGTGGTGAACATGGCGATGGCCGTTTGCGTGGTGAGTTTATTAAACAAATGGTGGGGGAGAAGAATTATGCCTTGTTGAAACTGGTTAAGGAAACCTGGGATCCGCTGCATATTTTCAATCCGAACAAGATCGTGGATACGCCGCCGATGAATACGATGCTGCGATATGAGCCCGGACAAAAAACTCCGGAATTTAAAACTGTGTTCCGTTACCATAAACAGGATGTTTTACAGCATGCAGAACAATGCAATGGTTCCGGGGATTGCCGGAAGACACATTTATCCGGTGGCACCATGTGTCCATCGTTCATGGCCAGCCGAAATGAAAAAGATACGACCCGGGCCCGGGCAAATATTTTACGCGAGTACCTGACCCATTCCGACAAGATCAACCGGTTTGACCATAAAGAGATTTATGAAGTGATGGATCTCTGCCTGAGTTGCAAGGCCTGCAAGTCGGAATGTCCGTCTAATGTGGATATGGCAAAATTAAAAGCGGAGTTTTTGCAACAATATTATGATTCCAATGGTGTACCCTTCCGCTCTAAGTTGATTGCGAATTTCAATCGCTCAGCGAAAATAGGAGCACTGGCGCCTGCTTTGTATAATTTTGTCATGACGAATAAAATGATCAGTGGAGTGGTTAAAAAACTTGCTGGTTTTGCTGCCGACCGTTCGATGCCAACCATGCATTCTTCCACTTTACAGAGTTGGTATAAAAAACACCGGCGGGACCGGAAACAGGCAGCTACTATTAGAAAAGTGTATTTATTCTGTGATGAATTCACCAATTTTAATGATACTACAATTGGTATCAAGGCAATTCTGTTATTAGAACAACTTGGTTATGATGTGGTTATTCCGGAGCATGTTGAAAGCGGCAGGGCCTGGTTGTCGAAAGGGCTGGTCCGCGAGGGGCAAAAGATCGCCAATAAGAATATCAGCTTGCTGAAAGATATTATCACGGCCGAATCACCTTTAATTGGCATTGAACCATCAGCTATCTTAACCTTTAGGGATGAGTATCCGGACCTGGCAAGTGATGATTTATTGGAAGCCGCAAGGGTCCTCTCACAGCGGGTGTTTTTAATTGATGAATTCATTGCGTCAGAAATTGAAAAAGGCATTATCCGGAAGGAACAGTTTACGACATCACCCAGGAAAATCAAGCTGCACGGCCATTGCCAGCAAAAGTCCATCTCTTCAGTTGCCCCTTCGGTAAAATTATTATCATTGCCGGAAAATTATACGGTTGAAACCATACCATCGGGTTGTTGCGGAATGGCCGGATCATTTGGTTATGAAAAAGAACATTATGAACTATCTATGAAAATCGGTGAACTGGTCTTATTCCCGGCAGTAAGACAGCAGGCGGAGCAGGTGATCATTGCAGCACCTGGCACCAGTTGCCGGCACCAGATCAAAGATGGTACAGGCAGAAAAGCCCAGCATCCTGTGGAAGTGTTATTTGAAGCCTTGGCGTGA
- a CDS encoding helix-turn-helix transcriptional regulator — MAKSNKSTKKKERRLKLKKVVAPWTEEKLSRVKAFLEKENKMPIHAKDRMSALMSIQYRMEYYLLTPNSEISKIRTLEEFLAAFLKTLNIPFKLFALSIDTTDANLKKYLTGTRKFNTDLAMKFGAFFHIPPELWLNIQVKNDIVRLQEEKKLRKSYEQYNYENLLRV, encoded by the coding sequence ATGGCAAAATCAAATAAATCAACGAAAAAAAAGGAAAGGCGGTTAAAGCTTAAGAAAGTTGTGGCACCGTGGACCGAAGAAAAATTATCCCGGGTAAAAGCTTTTCTCGAAAAGGAAAATAAAATGCCCATCCATGCAAAAGATAGGATGTCTGCCCTGATGAGTATCCAGTATCGGATGGAATATTACCTGTTGACCCCAAATTCCGAAATCAGTAAAATCCGAACCCTGGAAGAATTCCTGGCTGCTTTCCTGAAAACCCTCAATATCCCCTTTAAACTATTTGCCCTCAGCATTGACACAACTGATGCAAACCTGAAAAAATACCTTACGGGTACCCGAAAATTCAATACTGACCTGGCCATGAAATTTGGGGCATTTTTTCATATTCCGCCTGAATTATGGTTGAATATCCAGGTAAAAAATGACATTGTCAGGCTGCAGGAAGAAAAGAAACTACGTAAATCCTATGAGCAGTACAATTATGAAAACCTGCTCCGGGTTTAA
- a CDS encoding carboxypeptidase regulatory-like domain-containing protein encodes MKQMKLSLMALGIATAGFFAFTSIDTGSIKGKVSPAEGAVQAWAMSATDTLKAPIDNGMYEIPGAKAGIYKLVIEAKPPFKNAAKEGISVAEGQATEVAEIILEK; translated from the coding sequence ATGAAACAGATGAAATTGAGCCTGATGGCCTTAGGTATTGCAACAGCCGGATTTTTCGCATTTACTTCAATCGATACCGGATCAATTAAGGGTAAAGTTAGTCCTGCAGAAGGTGCAGTTCAAGCCTGGGCGATGTCAGCAACCGACACCCTGAAAGCGCCGATCGATAATGGTATGTATGAGATCCCTGGTGCAAAGGCCGGAATTTATAAACTGGTCATTGAAGCAAAACCACCGTTTAAGAATGCGGCAAAAGAAGGCATTTCCGTAGCGGAAGGCCAGGCTACAGAAGTGGCAGAAATTATTTTAGAGAAATAA
- the polA gene encoding DNA polymerase I, with protein sequence MDKRLFLLDAMALIFRAYYALIRSPRITSQGKNTNAQFGFTNALLELINNRKPSHMAVCFDTHAPTERHTDFVDYKANRQEAPEDLILAIPDIKKIIRGFNIPVMELDGFEADDVVGTLSKQAAKAGYEVFMVTPDKDYGQLVSDRIKIYKPGYQGGDIEIMGPDEVCAKWNIKSVDQVIDILGLMGDAVDNIPGIPGVGEKTAAKLLAEYGTLENVIANADNIKGALGEKVRSGKDSAIMSKKLATIITNVPVEFHEEDFRLKDWNKEALKEVFSELEFRTFAKRVLGEELPASTTQTAPVGIQTDLFGNVVESAAAAKLAGNGDNQDVETDAIVAVDKNIGNTPHHYESIEGEDAIAALVKKLSASGEICFDTETTNIDANDAELVGLSFATREHEAWYVPCPPDQTATKKILIHFGPLFNDPNKTWIGQNIKYDLLVLKWYGIDITGNLFDTMLAHYVIEPEGKRGMDVLSAKYLGYEPVHIEELIGKKGKNQGNMRDVEPDKIKEYAAEDADITLQLKHRFTPLLKQLEVVKVFEKVENPLVKVLADMEFEGIKVDTEFLKDYSKELDREAKTAEERVYQQAGVRFNLASPKQLGEVLFDKLKIDPKAKKTKTGQYATGEDVLAKLALQNPIVDDILAFRELTKLKSTYVDALPLMINRKTGRVHTSYAQAVAVTGRLSSNNPNLQNIPVRTERGREIRKAFIPRDENHILLSADYSQIELRIVAAISGDPNMCEAFRLGKDIHTATAAKVYGIEESEVTKDQRRKAKSVNFGIIYGQGAFGLADNLGISRTEAKLIIDNYKKEFSGISRYMDETINFAKEKGYVETLMGRKRWLRDINSSNFTVRGFAERNAINSPIQGTAADMIKLAMTAMHATIKKEKLKSKMILQVHDELVFDALHEEADILKPLIVECMQNALPLPNDVPVIAEVGQGNNWLVAH encoded by the coding sequence ATGGACAAACGCCTCTTCCTCCTCGATGCCATGGCCTTGATTTTCAGGGCTTATTACGCGCTGATACGCAGTCCGCGGATTACTTCACAAGGTAAAAACACCAACGCCCAGTTCGGATTCACCAATGCGCTGCTGGAACTGATCAACAACCGCAAACCCTCACATATGGCGGTTTGCTTCGATACCCACGCCCCAACAGAGCGACATACTGATTTTGTGGATTATAAAGCCAACCGGCAGGAAGCACCCGAAGACCTGATCCTTGCGATCCCCGATATTAAAAAAATCATCCGCGGTTTCAATATACCAGTAATGGAACTGGATGGCTTCGAAGCCGATGACGTGGTAGGTACACTCAGTAAACAGGCAGCAAAAGCCGGTTATGAGGTTTTTATGGTAACACCAGATAAAGATTACGGACAACTGGTTTCTGATAGGATCAAAATTTATAAACCCGGCTACCAGGGCGGCGATATCGAGATAATGGGCCCCGATGAGGTTTGTGCAAAATGGAATATCAAATCAGTAGATCAGGTCATCGATATCCTTGGACTCATGGGGGATGCAGTCGACAACATTCCTGGCATTCCCGGTGTGGGGGAAAAAACTGCCGCCAAATTGCTGGCCGAATATGGTACCCTGGAGAATGTTATCGCTAACGCAGATAATATCAAGGGTGCGCTGGGAGAAAAAGTACGGAGTGGTAAGGATTCAGCCATCATGAGTAAAAAACTCGCTACCATCATTACCAATGTACCTGTGGAATTCCACGAAGAAGACTTCCGCCTGAAGGACTGGAACAAAGAGGCATTAAAGGAAGTGTTCTCCGAACTTGAGTTCCGCACTTTCGCCAAAAGGGTATTGGGGGAAGAACTTCCGGCCTCTACCACCCAAACAGCACCGGTGGGCATTCAGACCGACCTTTTTGGAAATGTGGTTGAATCTGCTGCTGCTGCAAAATTAGCCGGCAATGGTGATAACCAGGATGTTGAAACCGATGCTATAGTTGCTGTTGATAAAAATATCGGCAATACGCCCCACCACTATGAATCAATCGAAGGGGAAGATGCCATTGCAGCCCTGGTGAAAAAATTGTCCGCATCAGGTGAGATCTGCTTCGATACAGAAACCACCAATATTGATGCCAACGATGCCGAACTGGTTGGACTCAGTTTTGCCACCCGCGAACACGAAGCCTGGTATGTGCCTTGTCCACCCGACCAAACTGCCACCAAAAAGATCCTCATTCATTTCGGCCCGTTATTTAATGATCCAAATAAAACCTGGATCGGCCAGAACATTAAATATGACCTCCTGGTACTGAAATGGTACGGCATTGATATTACAGGTAATTTATTCGATACCATGCTGGCGCATTATGTAATTGAACCAGAAGGCAAGCGTGGAATGGACGTACTGAGCGCCAAATACCTGGGCTATGAACCTGTACATATTGAAGAACTGATCGGGAAAAAAGGAAAGAACCAGGGTAATATGCGGGATGTAGAGCCCGATAAGATCAAGGAATATGCTGCCGAAGACGCGGACATTACGCTCCAGCTGAAACACCGGTTTACCCCGCTTCTAAAGCAACTTGAAGTAGTGAAAGTCTTCGAGAAAGTGGAGAACCCACTTGTAAAAGTGCTCGCTGATATGGAGTTTGAAGGTATTAAAGTGGATACTGAATTCTTAAAAGATTATTCAAAGGAATTAGACCGTGAAGCCAAAACTGCCGAAGAACGGGTTTACCAACAGGCTGGGGTGCGATTCAACCTCGCCTCGCCCAAACAATTGGGAGAAGTGCTGTTTGATAAATTAAAGATCGATCCCAAAGCTAAAAAAACCAAGACCGGGCAATATGCCACCGGGGAAGATGTTCTGGCCAAACTGGCTTTACAGAACCCTATCGTAGATGATATTCTCGCCTTCCGGGAACTGACTAAATTAAAATCCACCTATGTTGATGCATTGCCACTGATGATCAACAGGAAAACAGGCCGCGTACATACTTCTTATGCGCAGGCTGTGGCAGTTACCGGCCGGCTTTCCAGCAACAATCCCAACCTGCAGAATATCCCGGTCCGGACAGAGCGCGGCCGTGAAATCCGGAAAGCCTTTATTCCACGCGATGAAAACCACATTTTGTTATCTGCTGACTATTCGCAAATTGAATTACGTATCGTCGCTGCTATTAGCGGCGACCCCAATATGTGTGAAGCATTCCGCCTTGGTAAAGACATCCATACTGCTACAGCTGCTAAAGTTTATGGTATTGAAGAATCGGAGGTAACCAAGGACCAGCGCAGAAAAGCAAAAAGTGTCAACTTTGGGATCATATACGGTCAGGGTGCATTCGGGTTAGCCGATAACCTGGGTATCAGCCGGACTGAAGCCAAATTGATCATTGATAATTACAAGAAAGAATTCAGTGGTATATCAAGGTATATGGACGAGACCATAAATTTCGCCAAGGAAAAGGGTTATGTTGAAACCTTGATGGGTCGGAAACGCTGGTTGCGTGATATTAATTCCTCCAACTTCACAGTACGTGGATTTGCTGAACGGAATGCCATTAACTCGCCGATACAGGGTACCGCTGCCGATATGATCAAACTCGCCATGACGGCCATGCATGCCACAATAAAAAAGGAAAAACTCAAAAGTAAAATGATCCTGCAAGTGCATGACGAACTTGTATTTGACGCTCTTCATGAAGAGGCAGATATATTAAAACCCCTGATTGTGGAATGTATGCAAAACGCCCTGCCGCTACCTAATGATGTACCCGTAATAGCAGAAGTTGGACAGGGCAATAACTGGCTTGTAGCGCATTAA